The genome window TTACTGCGGGTCCGGGTGCTAGGTCGACTGCTGCGCGAGTTGGGCTGGTGGCGTCTCCTAGTGCTGGGGGCCTTGCTGACGCTGGCGGGGGCACGGGCGCTGGTAGTAGCCGCTAGTAGCCCGTCCCTGGCCTGGCTGGTGCCGCTGGGGGTAGCGGGGCTACTATTGGGCTTGCACCGCCCGCGCCCCGACCTGACGTTTCTGCAGCTCGCGGCCCCTCAGTTCCGGCACTGGCTAGCTGTCGAATATGCTTCACTGAGCTTGCTGCCTACGTTATTTCTGCTGGCCTGGGGCCGTTGGGGGCCTGCTGTGCTTACCGTGGCCCTAGCCGCCGCCGTAGCGCTAGTTCCGGCCGCCACTGCCCGCGCCAGCCGGACCCGTTGGCCCAGCTTGTTTCGGAGTAGCTCCTTTGAGTGGGTGAGCGGTAGCCGCCGCCCAGGCCTAGGACTGGCGTGGCTGGGGCTGCTGGCTGGGGCGGCCGCTACCCGGCACACCGCCACCGGCCCCGCCTTGGCAGTAGTAGGCTGGCTTTTGCTACTTCTGAATATTTACGGTCCGGCGGAACCCCAGGCTTGGCTGCTGCCCGTGTTGCGTACCCCTAGCCAGTGGCTCCGAAACCGGGTAGGGTGGGGGCTGCTGTATTTCGGGCTGACGGTGGCGCCGCTAGTTGGTATTATGGCCCAGGGCCCGGCGGGGGGAGGGGGTAGCGCCGGCCTGCTGCTCTGGTGTGGGCTCGTTGTTACCATGATAATTCTGGCCAAATACGCCTTTTACCCCCACGCCACCCTGGCCCGCCTCACCCAGGCTGGGGCCGTAGTGGTAGGCTTTTCTATCCTCGGCAGCAACCCCGCCTACCTGGCCCTGCTGGCCGCCTGCTTTGTGGGCCTGCTGCTAAAAAGTCACCGCCGATTAGCTCCTTATCAGTATGATTGAAATTCGTGGCTTGCGCAAAAGCTTCGGCGAGCAGCTTGTCCTGCAGCACATCGATCTGACCTTGCCGCCTGGTAGGTTGCACGGCCTGGTGGGGGCCAACGGCGCCGGCAAAACTACCCTGCTGCACTGCCTCTACGGGCTGCACCCTGACTACTCCGGTACTATCCGCGAAACTACCGGCTTATCCATCCGCCAGCACACGGGGCTGTTACCCTATGGACCGTACTTCTACCCGCGCATTACCGGCCGCGAGTACGTGGAGTTTTGCTTGCAGGCCCGGGGCCGTGCCGTGCCGGATCTGGCAGCCTGGAACTACCTCTTGGAGTTGCCCTTGGACCAATACGCCGAGGAATACTCGGCCGGCATGAAAAAGAAGCTGGCCCTGTTGGCTTTGCTGGTGCAGAACTTCCGCTACCTCATCCTCGATGAGCCCTTTAATGGCCTTGACCTAAGTACGAATTTGCTGGTAATGGAGCTGCTGCGGCGCCTGCGCGACCAGGGAGTGGGCATCCTGCTAACCTCGCACCTGCTGGGCTCCCTCACCGAGCTATGCGACGAAATAACAGTGCTGGCCGCCGGGCAGGTGCTCCGCCACTACCCGGCCGCCGAGTTCGTGCACCTGCGCACCGATCTGCTCGACCGTCTGCACCAGCAAAAGCTGGCCCACTTGCGGGAGCTGCTGCCAGCGTAGCCCAGTTGCTGCCGGCTCTACAAGGCCAGGTAAAACGGGGCCAGTAACTGCTGAAACGGACGCGAGTAAACGGCGTCATCATTCTCGTGGAGTAGCAGTTGCTGTTCCTGCACCTGACCTGGCTGGCCCCCGAAACTGCTGATGTGACGCAACGCCTTGCTACCCGGCCGGTGATGCAGGACCAGCCGGCTAATGAGGTGCAGCCCGGCCCTGGCCGCGTCCAGCTCAAAATGCTGCATTTCGGGTGGGGGTAGCAGCACGGTAAGCTGGCCGGCCGGCGTTAGGTAGGCGGCAGCAAACGCGGCCAGCTCGGGAAAAGTCAGGGAGTCAGCGGCGGTGTGGCGGGCTGTGGTGCGGCCGGCATTTGGGGAGCGGAGCGAGTTGCGGAAAAACGGCGGGTTGCAGAGAATGTGGTCGAAGCGTGCTGGGCTAGTGGCCGCAAACCCGGCCAGGGGCTGCGCGTGCACTACCAGCCGGCTAGCCCAGGGGCTGGCCTTGAAGTTAGCCGCCGCCTGGGTTGCAGCGGCCGCATCCAATTCTACTGCTTCCACCAAAGCGGTGGGGTTGCGCTGCGCGACCATGAGGGCCAGCAGGCCGGTGCCAGTGCCTACGTCCAGAATGCGGCCCGCACCTTCCACGGCCGCTACGGCGCCCAGCACGCAAGCATCAGTGCTGACCTTCATGGCGCACGCACCCTGCTCTACCCGAAACTGCTTGAACTGAAAGTAGGCGTTGGGCATGCTACCCGCGCTTGGCCTCAATCAGTTCGTAGCCCTCATCCGTGAGCAAGGGGCCTTTAGTGGCGCTCCACACGGCTAACTGGTCGCACCGCTCATTTTCGGGGTGGCCGTTGTGGCCGCGCACCCACCGGAACTGCACGCTGCGCTGCTTGTATATTTTGAGAAAGCGTCGCCAGAGGTCTTCGTTGGCTTTCTTGCCAAAGTCCGGCTTGGCGGCCCAGCCAAACACCCACTTTTTCTCCACGGCATCTACCACGTAGCGCGAGTCCGTGACGACGGTAATGGGCAGCTCGGGGCGGGTAATGGCTTCCAGGCCCACAATGACGGCTAGCAGCTCCATGCGGTTGTTGGTGGTGAGGCGGAAGCCCTGGGTTAGCTCTTTTTCGTGCTGACCAAAGCGCAGAATAGCCCCGTAGCCGCCCGGCCCAGGGTTGCCCCGCGAGGAGCCATCG of Hymenobacter sublimis contains these proteins:
- a CDS encoding ATP-binding cassette domain-containing protein, producing MIEIRGLRKSFGEQLVLQHIDLTLPPGRLHGLVGANGAGKTTLLHCLYGLHPDYSGTIRETTGLSIRQHTGLLPYGPYFYPRITGREYVEFCLQARGRAVPDLAAWNYLLELPLDQYAEEYSAGMKKKLALLALLVQNFRYLILDEPFNGLDLSTNLLVMELLRRLRDQGVGILLTSHLLGSLTELCDEITVLAAGQVLRHYPAAEFVHLRTDLLDRLHQQKLAHLRELLPA
- a CDS encoding tRNA1(Val) (adenine(37)-N6)-methyltransferase; this encodes MPNAYFQFKQFRVEQGACAMKVSTDACVLGAVAAVEGAGRILDVGTGTGLLALMVAQRNPTALVEAVELDAAAATQAAANFKASPWASRLVVHAQPLAGFAATSPARFDHILCNPPFFRNSLRSPNAGRTTARHTAADSLTFPELAAFAAAYLTPAGQLTVLLPPPEMQHFELDAARAGLHLISRLVLHHRPGSKALRHISSFGGQPGQVQEQQLLLHENDDAVYSRPFQQLLAPFYLAL
- the rnhA gene encoding ribonuclease HI, which codes for MIHLFTDGSSRGNPGPGGYGAILRFGQHEKELTQGFRLTTNNRMELLAVIVGLEAITRPELPITVVTDSRYVVDAVEKKWVFGWAAKPDFGKKANEDLWRRFLKIYKQRSVQFRWVRGHNGHPENERCDQLAVWSATKGPLLTDEGYELIEAKRG